AGTTTTACTCGAGCTGCGAAGCAGATTTGCCGCACCCAATCAGCATTTAGCGTACAGATGCGCAAACTAGAAGAAGAAGTGGGCAGTGAATTATTTGTTCGTGATGGGCGTAACCTTGCTCTTAGTGAAGCTGGCATTAATCTGATCAATTACGCCAGTGATTTAATTGAACGTCATGACAGTGCGTTAGCGGACTTAAAAAAATATAAAAATAAACAGCCACTGCGTTTGGGGTGTCCAGAAGATTACAATGACAAGGTGCTACCTAAGGTTATTGAGTCTCTGATGATGGCAAAGCCTGCATGTTCTATTCAGATCTTCAATGAGCCTAGCTCAGTGCTTCGCAGTTGGCTGGATAACGGGAAACTGGATGCTGCGATAGTCACGCGTCACTCTAATAGTGAAGAAGGGTATTGGATTACCAGCGATCAAGGTGTGTGGATTGGTGCAAACCCTGATTCAGGCAAGTACGGAGACGTACTTTCGCTCGCCTTATTTCAATCGGATTGTCGTTATCACGCAGCTGCGATTGATGGACTAAACAAGCGTGGTATTCCGTTTCGTTTGATTGCCTGTAGTAATACCTCATCGGCGCAAAGAGCCATTGTTCGTCAAGGCTTAGCCATAGGTGCTATGGGGCGACTGAGTGTGACGGATGATTTAACGATTCTGTCTGACCTACCCGTATTACCTGCCGTGGATGTTGTGCTATTAGTAGGTGCGCGTGCTCATCCACTTCTACCCAGACGGTTTTTAACGTCGCTCAGCGAGTTATTTACCAGTGAGCCTTCAATCGCTTAATAGTCTAAAAGCTAGAAACGAAAAAAGCCTGATGAGTTTCCTCATCAGGCTTTCGTAATTTGGTGGCCCCTCGCAGACTTGAACTGCGGACCAATCGATTATGAGTCGACTGCTCTAACCACTGAGCTAAGGGGCCAAACTGGTGAATGATTATAGGGGATGGGATGGGGCGTGTCTAGATGCTATAGGGGTCATTTGCGCTTAGTTTTTATTCACTTAGAACGACAAATAAAAAAAAGGTGAGCCAACGCTCACCTTTTTTCTGTTTTTGCTTAAAAAGTCATCACGA
This DNA window, taken from Vibrio nitrifigilis, encodes the following:
- a CDS encoding LysR family transcriptional regulator — its product is MDIDSLRSFLAFVETGSFTRAAKQICRTQSAFSVQMRKLEEEVGSELFVRDGRNLALSEAGINLINYASDLIERHDSALADLKKYKNKQPLRLGCPEDYNDKVLPKVIESLMMAKPACSIQIFNEPSSVLRSWLDNGKLDAAIVTRHSNSEEGYWITSDQGVWIGANPDSGKYGDVLSLALFQSDCRYHAAAIDGLNKRGIPFRLIACSNTSSAQRAIVRQGLAIGAMGRLSVTDDLTILSDLPVLPAVDVVLLVGARAHPLLPRRFLTSLSELFTSEPSIA